A region from the Aphis gossypii isolate Hap1 chromosome 1, ASM2018417v2, whole genome shotgun sequence genome encodes:
- the LOC114120783 gene encoding signal transducing adapter molecule 1: MGSFLLSSSFDADVEKATSGTSTTEDWALIMEICDKVGASSVNSKDCLKSIIKRLYNQDPHVVLQAITLFDACVNNCGKNFLLEVASRHFEQEYRKLLAKNLPQKVADRLKSLLKKWAENEFKNDPQLNLIPSLYTKLKQEGVDFSLTPDVNHSKSGKSKDLVSLQEVDDIAKAIELSLLENERSAQKKPTGETERRAYLKKVKALYDFEAAEDNELSFSAGNIIYVLDSSDPNWWKGFTDKHPEGLFPANFVTTDLSSPKDISEEVNIKKSKIKHSAEDYKSVEIDENKIDSLLQLLREANPEDDSTDTEEMSILEAQANAMGPMIEAQLEQLDKKHSQLTQLCTELLEAVKLYNIFMKDPVAGYAPKPQAESIQPPTMSPQHMMHPQHMQMYNGMMTNYASLPVEHYIPGSQYPVNPSHMMPRPNIGGQIHDQPSYQMPNMHNIPNYNQVYGPGQSAPSESLPQVTNYVPQPQPPSQQ, from the coding sequence ATGGGATCCTTCCTGTTATCATCTTCATTTGATGCTGATGTTGAAAAGGCAACAAGTGGTACTAGTACAACTGAAGATTGGGCTTTAATAATGGAAATATGTGATAAAGTGGGAGCTTCGTCGGTTAATTCCAAAGActgtttaaaatcaataataaaaagactCTATAACCAAGACCCACATGTTGTACTCCAGGCCATTACTCTTTTTGATGCCTGCGTTAATAATTGTGGAAAAAATTTTCTACTTGAAGTGGCTTCCAGACATTTTGAACAGGAATACCGTAAATTATTAGCTAAAAATTTACCCCAAAAAGTGGCAGATAGATTAAAatcactattaaaaaaatgggcagaaaatgaatttaaaaatgatccaCAGTTGAATCTTATACCATCTTTGTATACTAAATTGAAACAAGAAGGTGTAGACTTTTCATTGACTCCAGATGTAAATCATTCAAAAAGTGGTAAATCAAAAGATTTAGTATCATTACAAGAAGTTGATGATATAGCTAAAGCTATTGAACTTAGTTTACTAGAAAATGAACGCTCTGCACAGAAAAAACCAACAGGTGAAACAGAACGGAgagcatatttaaaaaaagttaaagctTTGTATGATTTTGAGGCAGCCGAAGACAATGAACTATCGTTTTCTGCTGGAAATATAATCTATGTTCTTGATTCTTCTGATCCTAATTGGTGGAAAGGATTTACTGACAAACATCCTGAAGGTCTTTTTCCTGCAAATTTTGTAACAACAGATTTATCAAGTCCAAAAGACATATCTGAAGaagttaatattaagaaatcaaaaattaaacattctgCTGAAGATTATAAGTCTGTtgaaattgatgaaaataaaattgacagTTTACTTCAGCTATTACGTGAAGCAAATCCAGAAGATGATAGTACAGATACTGAAGAAATGTCTATATTAGAAGCACAAGCAAATGCCATGGGACCAATGATAGAAGCTCAACTTGAACAGCTCGATAAAAAACATTCCCAACTTACACAGTTGTGTACAGAACTCTTAGAAGcggtaaaattgtataatatattcatgaaAGATCCAGTGGCAGGCTATGCTCCCAAACCACAAGCTGAATCTATACAGCCTCCAACTATGTCACCACAGCATATGATGCATCCACAGCACATGCAAATGTATAATGGTATGATGACTAACTATGCATCCTTGCCAGTTGAACATTATATTCCTGGATCACAGTATCCAGTTAATCCCAGTCACATGATGCCCAGACCAAATATTGGAGGTCAAATACATGATCAGCCATCATATCAAATGCCCAATATGCATAACATTCCCAATTATAATCAAGTGTATGGTCCCGGACAAAGTGCACCATCTGAATCGTTACCACAAGTCACAAATTATGTACCTCAACCCCAACCACCTTCACAACAGTAA
- the LOC114120812 gene encoding splicing factor 3A subunit 1, translating to MPEGVEEIPSIGIIYPPPEVRNIVDKTASFVARNGPEFESRIRQNELGNPKFNFLTQGDPYHAYYVHKVKDLREKASQEPTLPPKETKSMSTATQLKQQELLKQVQESIFVPKDPPKEFEFIADPPSISALDLDIVKLTALFVARNGRQFLTNLMAREQRNFQFDFLRPQHSLFQYFTKLLEQYTKVLMPPKDLMKCLKEESYDRQQILDDVKYRSEWQKHQDALRRKEEQLIEKERLAYAQIDWHDFVVVETVDFQYGEIGNFPPPTTPDQVGVRTLMQERVDNGEETVEMSDAEDDMQVDSDDEMEKRINGRMYAPESELRVPGEEKSSRDNNQVQDMDESSSDDDGDLPPGVSRSDSRSNQMVQPAVPEKVIVKKGYNPKQIVRAPVKAPPEEYLISPITGEKIPASKVQEHMRIGLLDPRWVEQRDKHISDKMNQESVYAPGAAIEASLKQLAERRTDIFGVGVEETAIGKKIGEEESRKDDKATWDGHTSSVEAATRAARANITLEDQIHQIHKVKGLIHDDEKEKIGPKPVSGTVTISHPPTSQAVSVQMSMASNMQNAMMQPHAPNMMQSQPMMIVQQQQQMMVPQPQAYQVMQPQMPPNPFLGAARGMMQPPLPQGPPGMKHVMEVAEDEPLMKKQKTEDSLEPEIQFMMKFNGPVMFNVGTPVLTDKPEWTLNGQILNITLPLQETVSVIKTKIHELTGMPPGKQKLQCDGLFFKDSNTLAYYNIGPGSTIHLQLKERGGRKK from the exons ATGCCCGAAGGTGTTGAAGAAATTCCTTCTATCGGCATTATTTATCCACCGCCAGAAGTAAGGA ATATTGTCGATAAAACTGCTAGTTTTGTAGCAAGAAATGGACCAGAATTTGAGTCACGCATTCGTCAAAATGAATTGGGCAATCCCAAATTTAATTTCCTTACCCAAGGTGATCCCTACCATGCGTACTATGTACACAAAGTCAAAGACCTCAGAGAAAAAGCTT cacaAGAGCCAACCTTACCACCTAAAGAAACCAAGAGTATGTCAACTGCTACCCAACTCAAACAACAAGAACTCCTAAAACAAGTTCAGGAATCAATATTCGTACCAAAAGATCCACCTAAAGAATTTGAATTCATTGCCGACCCTCCATCAATATCAGCTCttgattt aGACATAGTAAAGCTTACAGCATTATTTGTTGCTCGTAATGGCAGACAGTTTTTAACCAATCTTATGGCCAGGGAACAACGTAACTTTCAGTTTGACTTTTTACGTCCACAACATTcactatttcaatattttacaaagcTTCTTGAACAGTATACTAAAGTGTTGATGCCTCCTAAAGATCTTATGAAGTGTTTAAAAGAAGAAAGTTATGATCGACAACAAATCTTAGATGATGTTAAATATCGTTCTGAATGGCAAAAACACCAAGATGCTTTACGTAGAAAAGAAGAACAGCTTATAGAAAAGGAAAGAT tggcTTATGCTCAGATTGATTGGCAtgattttgttgttgttgaaaCTGTTGATTTTCAATACGGTGAGATTGGAAATTTTCCTCCTCCAACTACTCCAGATCAGGTTGGTGTGCGTACATTGATGCAAGAACGTGTAGATAATGGAGAAGAAACTGTTGAAATGAGTGATGCAGAAGACGATATGCAGGTAGACAGTGATGACGAAATGGAAAAACGAATTAATGGTAGGATGTATGCTCCAGAAAGTGAACTCAGAGTTCCAGGTGAAGAAAAGTCCAGTAGAGACAATAaccaa gttcaaGACATGGATGAATCATCTAGTGATGATGATGGTGATTTACCTCCAGGTGTTTCAAGGTCTGATAGCCGTTCAAATCAAATGGTTCAACCGGCTGTTCCAGAAAAAGTTATTGTGAAAAAGGGATACAATCCCAAACAAA ttgtacGAGCTCCAGTTAAAGCACCTCCcgaagaatatttaatatctccAATTACTGGAGAAAAAATACCTGCAAGCAAGGTTCAAGAACATATGAGGATTGGATTATTAGATCCTCGTTGGGTAGAACAACGAGACAAACATATTAGTGATAAGATGAACCAGGAATCAGTGTATGCTCCAG GAGCTGCTATTGAGGCTAGTTTAAAACAGTTGGCTGAACGTCGTACTGATATATTTGGTGTTGGTGTTGAAGAAACTgcaattggtaaaaaaattggAGAAGAAGAAAGTAGAAAAGATGATAAA gcTACATGGGATGGACACACCTCTAGTGTGGAAGCTGCAACTCGTGCGGCGCGAGCTAACATCACGCTAGAAGATCAAATTCACCAAATTCATAAAGTAAAAGGTCTAATTCATGATgacgaaaaagaaaaaattggtCCAAAACCTGTATCGGGTACAGTAACCATTTCTCATCCACCTACTTCTCAAGCTGTTTCTGTACAAATGTCAATGGCTAGCAATATGCAAAATGCAATGATGCAACCACATGCTCCTAATATGATGCAATCACAGCCTATGATGATTGttcagcaacaacaacaaatgaTGG TTCCACAACCTCAAGCTTATCAAGTAATGCAGCCCCAAATGCCACCAAATCCATTTTTGGGAGCTGCTAGAGGAATGATGCAACCACCATTACCACAGGGTCca ccTGGAATGAAGCATGTAATGGAAGTTGCTGAGGATGAACCGcttatgaaaaaacaaaagacTGAAGATTCTTTAGAACCTGAAATACAGTTCATGATGAAATTTAAT ggTCCtgttatgtttaatgttgGAACACCTGTATTAACTGACAAACCAGAGTGGACTCTTAATGGgcagatattaaatataacattaccaCTTCAAGAAACAGTATCTGTGATTAAGACAAAAATTCATGAGTTAACTGGAATGCCACCTggcaaacaaaaattacaatgtGAT ggATTGTTCTTCAAAGATTCTAATACATTGGCTTATTATAACATTGGCCCTGGTTCAACTATTCATTTACAATTGAAAGAACGTGGTGGTCGTAAAAAGTAA
- the LOC114120813 gene encoding xylulose kinase translates to MMSELPTDGQLCRYYRNAFPTPTDVMMPITYLGLDFSTQQLKGVIVDDDLHKIFEATVHFDTELQEFRTHGGVIKGKDRQHREVTAPTVMWVKALDVLLDRLQVCGADLSTVAAVSGSGQQHGTVYWTNGAEKTLQTLNPTGFLHMQLASCFSVVNSPVWMDSSTTKQCKHLEDAVGGPQRLADITGSKAYERFSGPQIAKMAENKPGAYQNTERISLVSSFGCSLFLGAYAPIDWSDGSGMNLLDIKTKEWSSECLEACAPGLDLKLGRTVPPGTDLGPISNYYAERFGFNPECRVVSFTGDNPASLAGLCLCDNDIAISLGTSDTLFLSLDEPRCLEEGHVLVSPINRDAYMVLLCFKNGSLTRERLRNHYANESWDYFNTLLERTPRGNFGYLGLYYDEQEIIPWIQGDYRFDKNDGPVDRFPSREIEIKALVEGQFIAKRAHVEQLGYTIDTKTRIIATGGASNNNTILQILSDVFNAPVYIQEAANSAVLGAAYQAKRGLVQSKNSDYINSFQSMVTTATLPKLACSPHKDANEIYTPMVKRYNYIIKEVLSAVRK, encoded by the exons TTGAAAGGAGTTATCGTTGACGATGATCTGCACAAGATCTTCGAGGCCACTGTACATTTCGACACGGAGCTCCAGGAGTTCCGGACTCATGGTGGTGTGATTAAGGGCAAAGACAGACAGCACCGCGAGGTGACAGCGCCAACGGTTATGTGGGTCAAAGCCTTGGATGTATTATTGGACCGGTTGCAAGTGTGCGGTGCCGATTTGAGTACCGTTGCCGCGGTTTCTGGTTCCGGGCAG CAACACGGCACGGTTTATTGGACGAACGGTGCTGAAAAAACGCTGCAAACTTTAAATCCAACCGGATTTTTGCACATGCAATTGGCGTCTTGTTTTTCCGTGGTCAACTCACCAGTGTGGATGGATTCCAGTACCACGAAACAATGTAAACATCTCGAGGATGCTGTCGGAGGACCACAG cgaTTGGCTGACATTACCGGATCGAAAGCGTACGAGAGGTTTTCAGGACCGCAAATTGCCAAAATGGCGGAAAATAAACCAGGAGCCTATCAGAACACAGAA AGGATATCGTTGGTGAGTAGTTTCGGCTGTTCGTTATTTCTCGGCGCATACGCCCCGATCGATTGGTCTGACGGTTCAGGAATGAATCTGTTGGATATCAAGACCAAGGAGTGGTCATCTGAGTGCTTGGAA GCGTGCGCGCCGGGGCTGGACTTGAAGCTGGGACGGACTGTGCCGCCGGGTACTGATTTGGGGCCGATTAGCAATTATTATGCAGAGAGGTTTGGATTCAATCCCGAGTGTCGGGTGGTGTCATTCACAGGCGACAATCCAGCGTCATTGGCCGGCCTGTGCCTATGCGATAACGACATCGCCATAAGTCTCGGGACCAGCGACACGTTGTTCTTGTCGCTCGACGAGCCCAGGTGTCTAGAAGAGGGACACGTCCTAGTTAGCCCGATTAATCGAGACGCGTATATGGTGCTCTTATG tttcaaaaacGGCTCGTTAACCCGTGAAAGACTGAGAAATCACTACGCCAATGAGTCGTGGGACTACTTCAACACATTGTTGGAGAGAACGCCGAGAGGGAATTTCGGATATCTGGGACTGTACTATGACGAACAAGAGATCATACCATGGATACAAGGCGATTACCGTTTCGACAAAAATGATGGACCCGTGGACAGATTTCCCAGCCGGGAGATAGAAATTAAAGCATTGGTCGAGGGACAATTCATAGCTAAAAGGGCGCATGTCGAACAATTAGGATATACCATAG atacCAAAACGAGGATCATAGCTACAGGAGGCGCTTCaaacaacaatacaatattacaaattttatctGATGTTTTTAACGCACCAGTTTATATACAA GAAGCTGCCAATTCTGCAGTCCTAGGTGCTGCATATCAAGCTAAACGTGGACTTGTTCAAAGTAAGAATAGTGACTACATCAATTCATTTCAATCTATGGTAACCACTGCTACTCTTCCTAAGTTAGCTTGTTCTCCTCATAAAGATGCTAATGAA atttacacTCCAATGGTCAAGcggtacaattatattattaaagaggTGCTCTCTGCCGTTagaaaataa